A genomic segment from Vicinamibacterales bacterium encodes:
- a CDS encoding Ig-like domain-containing protein → MPRVFIALTLIATVSADHAAEACRYVPYDHKPWTPNTKIVWEFQGPGFTSQQMTCFGQGLAKWAVVNGYTFESSSEHGLTPNLVIHDAATPLDGKYAQWIATSTDIDNFFSSGEILLHQEWATLSQCEQWKNVGMHEFGHAVGMNDVEGGLPWSETIMTDTDNSNLAQPWNPTPCDLQNAVTAIKVNPGGFDGTTSCGTNGYADNSGCCAEYNYLSQTPTNVLPYGHILGPINGSVYPVGSSGQVRVDVVDVDGHVQSVDWYTNGAYALTSNSPPFSAPYGNAPAGNYTLQARVFDTTGDSTWTDPIGITVGTFYTPDTLEPGGKLWPGWSYAAANGAYYLQFQMDGNLVLYTAAGQPLAATGTLGPPAFVEMGLDGNLVVRLFPDNPQVAWQTFTQGNFGSGMRVLGSGKVAIVRQDGSIVWQAP, encoded by the coding sequence ATGCCTCGCGTCTTCATCGCACTCACGCTCATCGCAACTGTCTCAGCAGATCACGCAGCGGAAGCTTGTCGATATGTGCCTTATGATCACAAGCCATGGACTCCTAACACTAAGATAGTCTGGGAATTTCAAGGCCCCGGTTTCACATCGCAACAGATGACCTGCTTTGGGCAGGGGCTAGCGAAGTGGGCCGTCGTTAACGGCTACACTTTTGAGAGCTCTTCGGAACATGGGCTCACTCCAAACTTGGTCATTCACGATGCCGCTACTCCTTTGGACGGGAAGTACGCTCAGTGGATTGCGACTTCGACTGATATCGACAATTTCTTCTCTTCAGGAGAGATTCTTCTCCATCAAGAGTGGGCGACGCTCTCTCAGTGTGAGCAGTGGAAGAACGTCGGCATGCATGAGTTCGGGCACGCCGTCGGAATGAATGACGTCGAGGGAGGACTGCCCTGGTCTGAAACCATCATGACCGACACTGACAACAGTAATCTGGCGCAGCCCTGGAATCCGACTCCCTGCGACCTGCAGAACGCTGTGACAGCCATAAAGGTCAATCCTGGCGGATTCGACGGAACCACTTCGTGTGGCACCAACGGGTACGCAGACAATTCTGGTTGCTGCGCCGAATACAACTATTTGTCTCAGACTCCGACAAACGTATTACCGTATGGGCATATTCTTGGTCCGATCAACGGAAGCGTGTATCCAGTAGGTTCAAGCGGCCAGGTTCGAGTCGATGTAGTGGACGTGGACGGGCATGTTCAAAGCGTGGACTGGTATACGAACGGAGCATATGCACTGACATCGAATTCGCCGCCATTTAGCGCTCCATACGGCAACGCACCAGCAGGCAATTACACGTTGCAGGCTCGCGTGTTTGATACGACTGGCGACTCGACATGGACAGACCCGATCGGAATAACTGTCGGGACTTTCTACACGCCGGATACCCTTGAGCCTGGAGGAAAGTTGTGGCCGGGGTGGTCCTATGCGGCTGCGAACGGTGCCTACTACTTACAATTCCAGATGGACGGGAATCTGGTGCTGTACACGGCTGCTGGACAGCCTCTGGCGGCGACCGGAACGTTGGGGCCGCCAGCGTTTGTCGAGATGGGACTTGATGGCAACCTAGTAGTTCGCTTGTTCCCAGACAACCCGCAGGTTGCATGGCAGACGTTTACCCAGGGCAACTTTGGTTCAGGCATGAGAGTTCTGGGAAGCGGGAAAGTGGCCATAGTTCGACAGGATGGGTCAATCGTGTGGCAGGCGCCATAG